CTAAGTTGCAGGAGCTAAGAGAGTTATGAAGCACAAGAACAATCAGTTGCTACAAAAAAGTGAAGATGTACCTTTTGTTTATAGTGCAATAGTGAAATTTGACGCTTCCAGCCTTCACATCTTCAGTATACTGAAACAAATAGTAGACAAAGCTTTTGATGTTAAACCTACAAATGGCAAGAGCAAATTTTTGTGCAACCAGGGAGAACAGGGAGTGGGAAATACCATCCTTAAGGTGACAATGATCGAAGAAAATGCTAGAGAATCAAATGGTATATCATCCAAAGCAAAAAGAGCACATTCTAGAGACTCCGGTCCAGGTGAAAAGTTGGGGGTCTTCAATCTTGCTCGGAAAATAATGTAACTCTACTGTATCTCATCGTAATACACAAGAAGAATCAACTTAGTAGTGTACGAAGTAAAGCATAACTTTCTGACTATGCCAATTTTCACTCACTTGGCCAATCAGCGGAATATCCAACTGAGCAAAAGGTGAGATTATCTCTACATCTGCACATGCTTCTTCTAATGTTTCTCTAGAGGCTCCTTCTGCAGCAGACTCCCCCACCTCCAAATAACCAGCAGGAAGAGTCCTGTAAATTTGACCTTTGATTAAAATGAGGCAGCAGTAACATAATTGCTATGTTAGACAATACATAGGAAATTTGTTCATGACGCACAACACTAAGGAAAAGGAATTGACAGAAAGAACTCGGAAACATGGTACTGTAACAATCTTGACCGTTTAGCGGTCTGATGCTTGTATGGTGCCTGGTACGGGTtcgtgaaaaaaaaagagccatTCCTAAGTCCTAACCTGTAGAGCAAAATGAAAACAATGTAACAAAAACAACCTACATTATAATATGACCTCATATTCCGAACAGTGCAGGCAAATAGTTTAGGTTAATATATTCTGCAAATCTGCATCTGTCGCATATACTCAAAAAATGCTGCATGAGAATATTCAAACATAGTACAGCTACGCTGTTATAGATCAGAGCAAACCCACATTACCACAACATATAATCGAAGGAGAAATATCAAAGGGAACTTACCAAAGACCATAAGCCGGTTCAATCTTTCTTCTACAAAGGAGAACCTTATTATCATGCTCCACCAGGCAACCAACAACCTATCCAAATGATATAGATTATCAATGGCAGGAAATAACCAcaaaaacatgttatacatct
This portion of the Panicum virgatum strain AP13 chromosome 2N, P.virgatum_v5, whole genome shotgun sequence genome encodes:
- the LOC120658396 gene encoding nudix hydrolase 23, chloroplastic-like isoform X1, whose product is MLLPLLRSHPLLHHAARLSSPRTRLLLRRDALPLPLPPARSPHHSPIRMAASSGSNASSPAPSPPPAVVHKSKIQFCSACGSPTKLAVPDGDEKMRAICSSCGRVHYENPKMVVGCLVEHDNKVLLCRRKIEPAYGLWTLPAGYLEVGESAAEGASRETLEEACADVEIISPFAQLDIPLIGQSYIIFRARLKTPNFSPGPESLECALFALDDIPFDSLAFSSIIVTLRMYTEDVKAGSVKFHYCTINKRLGASPSDLRSFDIDNHIAV